Part of the Streptomyces sp. NBC_01264 genome, TGAGGAAGGCCAGCGGGTCGGCCTCCACGTCGAGGCAGCCGCGGCTGCCGCAGTGGCAGGCGCGCCCTTCGGGGTTCACGGTGAGGTGGCCGACCTCCAGGGCCAGGCCCGAACTCCCGCTGTGCAGGCGGCCGTCCAGGACCAGCGCCCCGCCGACCCCGCGGTGCCCGGTGGCCACGCACAGCAGGTGCTGCGCACTGCGGCCGGCGCCGTGCCGGTGTTCGGCGAGCGCGGCGAGGTTCACGTCGTTGCCGGTCAGCGCCGGGCCGTCGATGCCCGCCTCCTTCACGCAGTCGGCGAAGATGGCCCGTACGGGGGAACCGGCGGGCCAGGCCAGGTGCAGCGGGTTCAGCGCCGTACCCTCCGGCTCCGCGACCGCCGAGGGCACCGCGAGTCCGGCGCCGATGCAGCGCCGGCCGGTCTGCGCGAGCAGCGCGGCCCCGGCTTCGACCACGGCGCCGAGCACCTGCGCGGGGTCGGCCGACACCGGGACCCTGCCGGGAGCCGTGGCGACGATCCTGCCGCCGAGGCCGACCAGGGCGGCCCGGAACCCGTCCGAGTGCACCTGCGCGGCCAGGGCCACCGGGCCGTTCTCGTCCACGGAGAGCCGGTGCGAGGGCCGGCCCTGGGTTCCGCCGGCCCCGCCGGGCCGGGAGTCCACGCGGATCAGCCCGAGCGCCTCCAGCTCGGCGGCGACGGCCCCTGCGGTGGCGCGGGTGACGCCGAGCT contains:
- a CDS encoding ROK family protein: MNGNGAPRRVGEVTTVSAGTDGTAGSTAAAAAAAGSARTKLERGRGALGPALELVHTGRAPTRAVLTAELGVTRATAGAVAAELEALGLIRVDSRPGGAGGTQGRPSHRLSVDENGPVALAAQVHSDGFRAALVGLGGRIVATAPGRVPVSADPAQVLGAVVEAGAALLAQTGRRCIGAGLAVPSAVAEPEGTALNPLHLAWPAGSPVRAIFADCVKEAGIDGPALTGNDVNLAALAEHRHGAGRSAQHLLCVATGHRGVGGALVLDGRLHSGSSGLALEVGHLTVNPEGRACHCGSRGCLDVEADPLAFLTAAGRTPGPEVSLLQQARDLLRGESADPGVRAATEELIDRLGLGLAGLVNILNPDRIILGGLHRELLYADPERLRAVVADRSLWGRSGGVPILPCTLDHNSLVGAAELAWQPVLDDPLGTLGAAA